Proteins encoded together in one Anguilla anguilla isolate fAngAng1 chromosome 9, fAngAng1.pri, whole genome shotgun sequence window:
- the LOC118235105 gene encoding olfactory receptor 187-like isoform X2, with protein sequence MGSPDHSSEFILDRARCTGVAFHPFLQIEKQKSSRLSMETTTQDLSNFTRPVGFYIRGFYALKHGEYYFMFLAVIYVLTLVSNAILMLVIWFAENLHTPKYMAVFSLAVVDVSFSSALIPQAVHMYVFGSKFVYYDPCLAQMFFVDYFASMESFALCVLAYDRLIAICFPLRSNVLNTNCKMMLVITVSWSIPLIIDVVMVALIPPLAYCKSTIVNSFFCDHGPVFKIACGDYSKNWFMAALTTIALYFVPFGFIAVTYLFIIYAILNIKSSEGRWKAFQTCSTHLILVAIFFVPFFVTYIVAWANVNIDTDTRILNTSLSGSIPPLLNPIIYSLKTEEILEQIKKYLRNLKKKLF encoded by the exons ATGGGTAGTCCGGATCATTCTTCAGAGTTCATCCTGGACCGTGCACGGTGCACCGGCGTTGCATTTCACCCCTTCCTACAA ATTGAAAAACAGAAGTCAAGCCGGTTGTCAATGGAGACAACAACACAAGACCTGAGCAACTTCACCCGCCCCGTCGGATTCTACATCAGAGGTTTCTACGCACTAAAACATGGAGAATACTACTTCATGTTTCTGGCGGTTATTTACGTCCTGACACTTGTGTCAAATGCAATCTTGATGTTGGTCATATGGTTCGCAGAAAACCTCCACACCCCAAAATACATGGCCGTGTTCAGCCTGGCAGTGGTGGACGTTAGTTTCAGCTCCGCTCTGATTCCTCAAGCTGTTCACATGTATGTCTTTGGTTCAAAATTTGTGTACTACGACCCTTGCTTGGCACAAATGTTCTTCGTCGATTATTTCGCATCGATGGAATCGTTTGCTCTCTGCGTTTTGGCCTACGACAGGCTCATCGCCATCTGTTTCCCATTACGAAGCAATGTTTTAAATACCAACTGTAAAATGATGCTGGTTATTACTGTGTCGTGGTCAATACCGCTTATCATAGACGTGGTGATGGTTGCCTTGATTCCCCCTCTGGCGTACTGTAAATCGACGATTGTCAACAGCTTCTTCTGTGATCACGGCCCAGTCTTTAAGATCGCTTGCGGTGATTATTCTAAGAACTGGTTTATGGCCGCTTTGACCACTATAGCCTTGTACTTTGTTCCTTTTGGCTTCATAGCTGTGACATACCTGTTTATTATTTACGCCATTTTGAACATTAAATCGTCGGAGGGTAGATGGAAAGCGTTTCAAACGTGTTCAACGCATTTAATTTTGGTTGCTATATTTTTCGTACCTTTTTTCGTTACTTACATCGTGGCTTGGGCTAATGTGAACATTGATACGGACACCAGAATTCTCAACACGTCTTTGTCCGGTTCTATCCCACCACTTTTAAACCCAATTATCTACTCTCTAAAAACCGAGGAGATATTggagcaaattaaaaagtacctgagaaatctgaaaaaaaaactcttctaG
- the LOC118235105 gene encoding olfactory receptor 187-like isoform X5, whose translation METTTQDLSNFTRPVGFYIRGFYALKHGEYYFMFLAVIYVLTLVSNAILMLVIWFAENLHTPKYMAVFSLAVVDVSFSSALIPQAVHMYVFGSKFVYYDPCLAQMFFVDYFASMESFALCVLAYDRLIAICFPLRSNVLNTNCKMMLVITVSWSIPLIIDVVMVALIPPLAYCKSTIVNSFFCDHGPVFKIACGDYSKNWFMAALTTIALYFVPFGFIAVTYLFIIYAILNIKSSEGRWKAFQTCSTHLILVAIFFVPFFVTYIVAWANVNIDTDTRILNTSLSGSIPPLLNPIIYSLKTEEILEQIKKYLRNLKKKLF comes from the coding sequence ATGGAGACAACAACACAAGACCTGAGCAACTTCACCCGCCCCGTCGGATTCTACATCAGAGGTTTCTACGCACTAAAACATGGAGAATACTACTTCATGTTTCTGGCGGTTATTTACGTCCTGACACTTGTGTCAAATGCAATCTTGATGTTGGTCATATGGTTCGCAGAAAACCTCCACACCCCAAAATACATGGCCGTGTTCAGCCTGGCAGTGGTGGACGTTAGTTTCAGCTCCGCTCTGATTCCTCAAGCTGTTCACATGTATGTCTTTGGTTCAAAATTTGTGTACTACGACCCTTGCTTGGCACAAATGTTCTTCGTCGATTATTTCGCATCGATGGAATCGTTTGCTCTCTGCGTTTTGGCCTACGACAGGCTCATCGCCATCTGTTTCCCATTACGAAGCAATGTTTTAAATACCAACTGTAAAATGATGCTGGTTATTACTGTGTCGTGGTCAATACCGCTTATCATAGACGTGGTGATGGTTGCCTTGATTCCCCCTCTGGCGTACTGTAAATCGACGATTGTCAACAGCTTCTTCTGTGATCACGGCCCAGTCTTTAAGATCGCTTGCGGTGATTATTCTAAGAACTGGTTTATGGCCGCTTTGACCACTATAGCCTTGTACTTTGTTCCTTTTGGCTTCATAGCTGTGACATACCTGTTTATTATTTACGCCATTTTGAACATTAAATCGTCGGAGGGTAGATGGAAAGCGTTTCAAACGTGTTCAACGCATTTAATTTTGGTTGCTATATTTTTCGTACCTTTTTTCGTTACTTACATCGTGGCTTGGGCTAATGTGAACATTGATACGGACACCAGAATTCTCAACACGTCTTTGTCCGGTTCTATCCCACCACTTTTAAACCCAATTATCTACTCTCTAAAAACCGAGGAGATATTggagcaaattaaaaagtacctgagaaatctgaaaaaaaaactcttctaG
- the LOC118235105 gene encoding olfactory receptor 187-like isoform X1, with protein MGSPDHSSEFILDRARCTGVAFQPFLQIEKQKSSRLSMETTTQDLSNFTRPVGFYIRGFYALKHGEYYFMFLAVIYVLTLVSNAILMLVIWFAENLHTPKYMAVFSLAVVDVSFSSALIPQAVHMYVFGSKFVYYDPCLAQMFFVDYFASMESFALCVLAYDRLIAICFPLRSNVLNTNCKMMLVITVSWSIPLIIDVVMVALIPPLAYCKSTIVNSFFCDHGPVFKIACGDYSKNWFMAALTTIALYFVPFGFIAVTYLFIIYAILNIKSSEGRWKAFQTCSTHLILVAIFFVPFFVTYIVAWANVNIDTDTRILNTSLSGSIPPLLNPIIYSLKTEEILEQIKKYLRNLKKKLF; from the exons ATGGGTAGTCCGGATCATTCTTCAGAGTTCATCCTGGACCGTGCACGGTGCACTGGCGTTGCATTTCAACCCTTCCTACAA ATTGAAAAACAGAAGTCAAGCCGGTTGTCAATGGAGACAACAACACAAGACCTGAGCAACTTCACCCGCCCCGTCGGATTCTACATCAGAGGTTTCTACGCACTAAAACATGGAGAATACTACTTCATGTTTCTGGCGGTTATTTACGTCCTGACACTTGTGTCAAATGCAATCTTGATGTTGGTCATATGGTTCGCAGAAAACCTCCACACCCCAAAATACATGGCCGTGTTCAGCCTGGCAGTGGTGGACGTTAGTTTCAGCTCCGCTCTGATTCCTCAAGCTGTTCACATGTATGTCTTTGGTTCAAAATTTGTGTACTACGACCCTTGCTTGGCACAAATGTTCTTCGTCGATTATTTCGCATCGATGGAATCGTTTGCTCTCTGCGTTTTGGCCTACGACAGGCTCATCGCCATCTGTTTCCCATTACGAAGCAATGTTTTAAATACCAACTGTAAAATGATGCTGGTTATTACTGTGTCGTGGTCAATACCGCTTATCATAGACGTGGTGATGGTTGCCTTGATTCCCCCTCTGGCGTACTGTAAATCGACGATTGTCAACAGCTTCTTCTGTGATCACGGCCCAGTCTTTAAGATCGCTTGCGGTGATTATTCTAAGAACTGGTTTATGGCCGCTTTGACCACTATAGCCTTGTACTTTGTTCCTTTTGGCTTCATAGCTGTGACATACCTGTTTATTATTTACGCCATTTTGAACATTAAATCGTCGGAGGGTAGATGGAAAGCGTTTCAAACGTGTTCAACGCATTTAATTTTGGTTGCTATATTTTTCGTACCTTTTTTCGTTACTTACATCGTGGCTTGGGCTAATGTGAACATTGATACGGACACCAGAATTCTCAACACGTCTTTGTCCGGTTCTATCCCACCACTTTTAAACCCAATTATCTACTCTCTAAAAACCGAGGAGATATTggagcaaattaaaaagtacctgagaaatctgaaaaaaaaactcttctaG
- the LOC118235105 gene encoding olfactory receptor 8D1-like isoform X3, which translates to MGSPDHSSEFILDRARCTGVAFHPFLQKSRRLSMETTTQDLSNFTRPVGFYIRGFYALKNGEYYFMFLAVIYVLTLVSNAILMLVIWFTENLHTPKYMAVFSLAVVDVSYSSALIPQAVNMYVFGSKFVYYDPCLAQMFFVDYFSSMESFALCVLAYDRLIAICFPLRSNVLNTNCKMMLVITVSWSIPLIIDVVMVALIPPLAYCKSTIVNSFFCDHGPVFKIACGDYSKNWFMAALSTVALYFVPFGFIAVTYLFIMYAILNIKSSEGRWKAFQTCSSHLILVAIFFVPNFVTYIVAWANVNIDTDTRILNTSLSGSIPPLLNPLIYSLKTEEILEQIKKYLRNLKKNSPSS; encoded by the exons ATGGGTAGTCCGGATCATTCTTCAGAGTTCATCCTGGACCGTGCACGGTGCACCGGCGTTGCATTTCACCCCTTCCTACAA AAGTCAAGACGGCTGTCAATGGAGACAACAACACAAGACCTGAGCAACTTCACCCGCCCCGTCGGATTCTACATCAGAGGTTTCTACGCGCTAAAAAATGGAGAATACTACTTCATGTTTCTGGCGGTTATTTACGTCCTGACACTTGTGTCAAATGCAATCTTGATGTTGGTCATATGGTTCACAGAAAACCTCCACACTCCAAAGTACATGGCCGTGTTCAGCCTGGCAGTGGTGGACGTTAGTTACAGCTCCGCTCTGATTCCTCAAGCTGTCAACATGTATGTCTTTGGTTCAAAATTTGTGTATTACGACCCTTGCTTGGCACAAATGTTCTTCGTCGATTATTTCTCATCGATGGAATCGTTTGCTCTCTGCGTTTTGGCCTACGACAGGCTCATCGCCATTTGTTTCCCATTACGAAGCAATGTTTTAAATACCAACTGTAAAATGATGCTGGTTATTACTGTGTCGTGGTCAATACCGCTTATCATAGACGTGGTGATGGTTGCCTTGATTCCCCCTCTGGCGTACTGTAAATCGACGATTGTCAACAGCTTCTTCTGTGATCACGGCCCAGTCTTTAAGATCGCTTGCGGTGATTATTCTAAGAACTGGTTTATGGCCGCTCTTTCCACGGTAGCCTTGTACTTTGTTCCTTTTGGCTTCATAGCTGTGACATACCTGTTTATTATGTACGCCATTTTGAACATTAAATCGTCGGAGGGTAGATGGAAAGCGTTTCAAACGTGTTCTTCGCATTTAATTTTGGTTGCTATATTTTTCGTACCTAATTTCGTTACTTACATCGTGGCTTGGGCTAATGTGAACATTGATACGGACACCAGAATTCTCAACACGTCTTTGTCCGGTTCTATCCCACCACTTTTAAACCCACTTATCTACTCTCTAAAAACCGAGGAGATATTggagcaaattaaaaagtacctgagaaatctgaaaaaaaactcTCCTAGCAGTTGA
- the LOC118235105 gene encoding olfactory receptor 8D1-like isoform X4, with protein sequence METTTQDLSNFTRPVGFYIRGFYALKNGEYYFMFLAVIYVLTLVSNAILMLVIWFTENLHTPKYMAVFSLAVVDVSYSSALIPQAVNMYVFGSKFVYYDPCLAQMFFVDYFSSMESFALCVLAYDRLIAICFPLRSNVLNTNCKMMLVITVSWSIPLIIDVVMVALIPPLAYCKSTIVNSFFCDHGPVFKIACGDYSKNWFMAALSTVALYFVPFGFIAVTYLFIMYAILNIKSSEGRWKAFQTCSSHLILVAIFFVPNFVTYIVAWANVNIDTDTRILNTSLSGSIPPLLNPLIYSLKTEEILEQIKKYLRNLKKNSPSS encoded by the coding sequence ATGGAGACAACAACACAAGACCTGAGCAACTTCACCCGCCCCGTCGGATTCTACATCAGAGGTTTCTACGCGCTAAAAAATGGAGAATACTACTTCATGTTTCTGGCGGTTATTTACGTCCTGACACTTGTGTCAAATGCAATCTTGATGTTGGTCATATGGTTCACAGAAAACCTCCACACTCCAAAGTACATGGCCGTGTTCAGCCTGGCAGTGGTGGACGTTAGTTACAGCTCCGCTCTGATTCCTCAAGCTGTCAACATGTATGTCTTTGGTTCAAAATTTGTGTATTACGACCCTTGCTTGGCACAAATGTTCTTCGTCGATTATTTCTCATCGATGGAATCGTTTGCTCTCTGCGTTTTGGCCTACGACAGGCTCATCGCCATTTGTTTCCCATTACGAAGCAATGTTTTAAATACCAACTGTAAAATGATGCTGGTTATTACTGTGTCGTGGTCAATACCGCTTATCATAGACGTGGTGATGGTTGCCTTGATTCCCCCTCTGGCGTACTGTAAATCGACGATTGTCAACAGCTTCTTCTGTGATCACGGCCCAGTCTTTAAGATCGCTTGCGGTGATTATTCTAAGAACTGGTTTATGGCCGCTCTTTCCACGGTAGCCTTGTACTTTGTTCCTTTTGGCTTCATAGCTGTGACATACCTGTTTATTATGTACGCCATTTTGAACATTAAATCGTCGGAGGGTAGATGGAAAGCGTTTCAAACGTGTTCTTCGCATTTAATTTTGGTTGCTATATTTTTCGTACCTAATTTCGTTACTTACATCGTGGCTTGGGCTAATGTGAACATTGATACGGACACCAGAATTCTCAACACGTCTTTGTCCGGTTCTATCCCACCACTTTTAAACCCACTTATCTACTCTCTAAAAACCGAGGAGATATTggagcaaattaaaaagtacctgagaaatctgaaaaaaaactcTCCTAGCAGTTGA
- the LOC118235106 gene encoding olfactory receptor 8D1-like codes for METTTQDLSNFTRPVGFYIRGFYALKHGEYYFMFLAVIYVLTLVSNAILMLVIWFAENLHTPKYMAVFSLAVVDVSFSTALIPKAVHMYVFGSKFVYYDPCLTQIFFVHYFASMESFALCVLAYDRLIAICFPLRSNVLNTNCKMMLVIIVSWSIPLIIVVVMVALIPPLAYCKSTIVNSFFCDHGPVFKIACGNYSKNWFMASFYTVALYFVPFGFIAVTYLFIMYAILNIKSSEGRWKAFKTCSSHLILVAIFFVPFLVTYIVAWVNVNIDTDTRILNTSLSGSIPPLLNPIIYSLKTEEILEQIKKYLRNLKRTSPSS; via the coding sequence ATGGAGACAACAACACAAGACCTGAGCAACTTCACCCGCCCCGTCGGATTCTACATCAGAGGTTTCTACGCGCTAAAACATGGAGAATACTACTTCATGTTTCTGGCGGTTATTTACGTCCTGACACTTGTGTCAAATGCAATCTTGATGTTGGTCATATGGTTCGCAGAAAACCTCCACACCCCAAAGTACATGGCCGTGTTCAGCCTGGCAGTGGTGGACGTTAGTTTCAGCACCGCTCTGATTCCTAAAGCTGTCCATATGTATGTCTTTGGTTCAAAATTTGTGTACTACGACCCTTGCTTGACACAAATATTCTTCGTCCATTATTTCGCATCAATGGAATCGTTTGCTCTCTGCGTTTTGGCCTACGACAGGCTCATCGCCATTTGTTTCCCATTACGAAGCAATGTTTTAAATACCAACTGTAAAATGATGCTGGTTATTATTGTGTCGTGGTCAATACCGCTTATCATAGTCGTGGTGATGGTTGCCTTGATACCCCCTCTGGCGTACTGTAAATCGACGATTGTCAACAGCTTCTTCTGTGATCACGGCCCAGTCTTTAAGATCGCTTGCGGTAATTATTCTAAGAACTGGTTTATGGCCAGTTTTTACACGGTAGCCTTGTACTTTGTTCCTTTTGGCTTCATAGCTGTGACATACTTGTTTATTATGTATGCCATTTTGAACATTAAATCGTCGGAGGGTAGATGGAAAGCGTTTAAAACGTGTTCTTCGCATTTAATTTTGGTTGCTATATTTTTCGTACCTTTTCTCGTTACTTACATCGTGGCTTGGGTTAATGTGAATATTGATACGGACACCAGAATTCTCAACACGTCTTTGTCCGGTTCTATCCCACCACTTTTAAACCCAATTATATACTCTCTAAAAACCGAGGAGATATTggagcaaattaaaaagtacCTGAGAAATCTGAAAAGAACCTCTCCTAGCAGTTGA